The following proteins are co-located in the Pseudomonas sp. DY-1 genome:
- a CDS encoding AMP-binding protein, which produces MSSQIPTTVYELLQASAAAHPERMALTFIHNLGEEMGEQDLSYWAFFDQLNRSARMLLDLAGTRRPVITLLLPNIPQSQCLLWAAASVGIANPINPLLSEEALASLMDKAGTDLLVALGPVPGSDLWQKALGASLRLSKRPRCVSVLVQGGEFFYDQLLERYSGAALEPALLPRPDDIAAYFHTGGTTGVPKLARQTHANQVAAACAYRACMEAGPEDVALNGLPIFHVAGALVNSLGGLASGLRMLLPTLGGFRNPEVIRQHWRLVEHYGITLSGGIPTSVAAMLEVPIDGHDISSLRFMLSGGAPVPAALCEKVKAQTGLELYQAYGMTECSGVIALPNLSRPAIPGSAGHVAAPIEVRIDGGEICVRGPTVFPGYLGQDRSPLEGGWLRSGDLGHLDENGNLFITGRAKDLIIRSGHNIDPALIENCLESHPAVSMAAAVGMPDEYAGELPVVFVQLRQGQAASLDELQRFAFEHIAERPACPKRIFLVDALPVTVVGKIYKQKLRELAAASVYRDRVGSACPTLGCEVTQGADGSLWISLADVPAGQREFCVQRAEALGLRVRESLSPPVCA; this is translated from the coding sequence ATGTCCAGCCAGATTCCCACCACTGTCTACGAACTATTGCAGGCCTCGGCGGCCGCTCACCCGGAACGAATGGCGCTGACCTTTATCCACAACCTCGGGGAGGAGATGGGCGAGCAGGACCTGAGCTATTGGGCATTCTTTGACCAGCTCAATCGCAGCGCGCGGATGCTGCTGGACCTGGCCGGCACGCGCAGGCCGGTGATCACGCTGCTGCTGCCGAACATACCGCAGAGCCAGTGCCTGCTGTGGGCCGCCGCCAGCGTCGGCATCGCCAACCCGATCAACCCGCTGCTGAGCGAAGAAGCCCTGGCCAGCCTGATGGACAAGGCCGGCACGGATCTGTTGGTGGCGCTCGGTCCGGTGCCGGGCTCGGACCTGTGGCAAAAGGCGCTGGGCGCTTCGTTGCGCTTGTCGAAGCGACCCAGGTGCGTGTCGGTACTGGTACAGGGCGGCGAGTTTTTCTACGACCAGTTGCTCGAACGCTACTCCGGCGCGGCATTGGAGCCGGCACTGCTGCCTCGGCCAGACGACATTGCCGCCTACTTCCATACCGGCGGTACCACGGGGGTGCCCAAGCTCGCCCGGCAGACCCATGCGAACCAGGTAGCCGCCGCTTGCGCCTATCGCGCCTGCATGGAGGCCGGCCCTGAGGATGTGGCGCTGAACGGTTTGCCGATCTTCCACGTAGCCGGTGCCCTCGTGAATAGCCTGGGCGGCCTGGCCAGCGGGTTGCGCATGTTGCTGCCGACACTGGGCGGCTTCCGCAATCCGGAGGTGATCCGCCAACACTGGCGTCTGGTGGAGCATTACGGCATCACCCTCAGTGGCGGCATTCCCACCTCGGTGGCGGCAATGCTGGAAGTCCCGATCGACGGGCACGACATCAGCAGTCTGCGTTTCATGCTTTCCGGCGGCGCACCGGTACCGGCGGCCCTGTGCGAGAAGGTGAAGGCACAGACAGGGCTGGAGCTGTACCAGGCCTACGGCATGACGGAATGCAGCGGCGTGATCGCGTTGCCCAATCTGAGTCGTCCGGCGATTCCGGGCAGTGCCGGGCATGTGGCGGCGCCAATCGAAGTGCGGATCGACGGCGGGGAAATCTGCGTGCGCGGCCCCACGGTTTTTCCCGGCTACCTGGGGCAGGACCGGTCGCCACTGGAGGGAGGCTGGTTGCGCAGTGGCGATCTGGGGCACCTGGACGAAAACGGCAATCTGTTCATCACCGGGCGTGCCAAGGACCTGATCATCCGCAGCGGCCACAATATCGATCCGGCGCTGATCGAGAACTGCCTGGAAAGCCACCCGGCAGTCTCCATGGCTGCTGCCGTGGGCATGCCCGACGAGTACGCCGGCGAGCTGCCGGTGGTGTTCGTGCAGCTGCGCCAGGGTCAGGCGGCCAGCCTCGACGAACTGCAGCGGTTCGCCTTCGAGCACATCGCTGAACGTCCGGCCTGCCCGAAACGGATATTCCTGGTGGATGCCCTGCCGGTGACGGTGGTGGGGAAGATCTACAAGCAGAAGCTGCGGGAGCTGGCGGCAGCCAGCGTTTATCGCGATCGGGTTGGCAGCGCCTGCCCGACCCTGGGTTGCGAGGTAACCCAGGGCGCCGATGGCA
- a CDS encoding heme-binding protein translates to MTLKIASDIANAAVQACTAKGYNVTAAVMDRAGGVRTILRTDKAGPHTLDSARRKAYTAASTKRSNTEMLENVQKSPAAQYLPMIDGFLVVSGGVPVKVGDEVIGAVGVGGAPGGHLDEQCANAGLEVVEDQLK, encoded by the coding sequence ATGACCCTCAAGATCGCCAGCGACATCGCCAACGCCGCGGTGCAGGCCTGCACCGCCAAGGGCTACAACGTCACGGCCGCAGTGATGGACCGCGCCGGCGGTGTGCGCACCATCCTCCGCACGGACAAGGCGGGCCCGCACACCCTCGACTCTGCCCGGCGTAAGGCCTACACCGCCGCCTCGACCAAGCGCAGCAACACCGAAATGCTTGAGAACGTGCAGAAGAGTCCTGCGGCCCAGTACTTGCCGATGATCGACGGATTCCTGGTAGTGAGCGGCGGCGTACCGGTGAAAGTGGGCGATGAGGTGATCGGTGCCGTGGGCGTGGGCGGCGCGCCTGGCGGGCACCTGGATGAACAGTGCGCCAACGCAGGCCTGGAAGTGGTTGAGGATCAGCTCAAGTAG
- the zapE gene encoding cell division protein ZapE, translating into MTFDSPLAAYHHALEQGGFLPDPAQRRAVDCLQACHEALHHAGEVTGVYLWGPVGRGKTWLMDRFHQSLRVPARRQHFHHFMRWVHQRLFQLTGTPDPLQALARELAQEVRVLCFDELFVNDIGDAMLLGRLLRAMFDEGVAMVATSNQPPQQLYADGFNRERFVPAIDAIERHMQVVAVDGGEDHRLHPGTAHQRYWVAEPGKPGFLAEVFERLAAGQGSSNQPVELGHRPIPVVRQCAAAVWFRYEDLCQQPLAALDFIALCDRFPVILLGDVPNLSASRREGRIARGTEDGAERVDAGDRELPQLSVHDDGVRRFIALVDECYDRRVPLYLEAAVAMDRLYTEGYLEFPFRRTLSRLKEMQLARF; encoded by the coding sequence TCATGAGGCGCTGCACCACGCCGGCGAGGTAACAGGCGTCTATCTCTGGGGGCCGGTAGGGCGCGGCAAGACCTGGCTGATGGACCGCTTCCACCAGAGCCTCAGGGTCCCGGCACGGCGTCAGCATTTCCATCACTTCATGCGCTGGGTCCATCAGCGGCTGTTCCAGCTCACCGGCACGCCGGACCCGCTGCAAGCGCTGGCCCGTGAGTTGGCGCAAGAGGTGCGGGTGCTGTGCTTCGACGAGCTGTTCGTCAATGACATCGGCGACGCGATGCTGCTTGGCCGCTTGTTGCGGGCGATGTTCGATGAAGGCGTAGCCATGGTCGCCACCTCCAATCAGCCTCCGCAGCAACTCTACGCCGATGGCTTCAACCGCGAGCGTTTCGTGCCGGCCATCGACGCCATCGAGCGGCACATGCAGGTGGTGGCAGTGGACGGCGGTGAGGATCATCGCCTGCACCCGGGTACGGCCCATCAGCGCTACTGGGTGGCCGAGCCGGGCAAGCCCGGTTTCCTCGCCGAAGTCTTCGAACGGCTCGCAGCGGGGCAGGGCAGTTCCAACCAGCCGGTGGAGCTCGGCCATCGCCCGATACCGGTGGTGCGCCAATGCGCGGCGGCGGTCTGGTTCCGCTATGAAGACCTTTGCCAGCAACCGCTGGCGGCCCTGGATTTCATCGCCCTGTGTGACCGCTTCCCGGTGATTCTGCTGGGGGATGTGCCCAACTTGAGTGCGTCTCGTCGCGAAGGGCGTATCGCCCGGGGTACCGAAGATGGTGCGGAACGGGTCGACGCCGGCGACCGCGAATTGCCGCAGTTGTCGGTGCATGACGACGGCGTGCGCCGTTTCATCGCGCTGGTGGACGAGTGCTACGACCGCCGGGTGCCGCTTTACCTCGAGGCGGCCGTGGCCATGGACCGCCTCTACACCGAGGGCTATCTGGAGTTCCCCTTCCGCCGCACCCTGAGCCGGCTGAAGGAGATGCAGTTGGCGCGGTTCTGA